From the genome of Sporomusa sphaeroides DSM 2875:
GCTGCGGAAAGTTTCCGGGTTGTGCTGGGAATCATTGTTTACAGTTTTATGAAGTTTATTCCCGTCATTATGCTGGGAAGCTGGCTGGCGTCCACCATTAAGGTCAATGAATTTATGGCCGCTTTGGAACAAATGCGGCTGCCAAAGCCGGTTATTATACCGCTGGCGGTGCTTTTGCGGTTTTTGCCCACGGTAAAAGAGGAATTGGGGTACATCAGCGATACTATGAAAATGCGCAATATCGAGTTGTCGTGCCGGGGGATACTGCTCAATCCGGTCAGAACCATGGAGTACATTCTGGTGCCCCTCTTAATGCGGAGCGTTAAAGTGGCCGATGAGCTGTCGGCTGCGGCGCTGACGCGGGGCATTGACAGTGAGAACAGAAGAACCTCTCTGCGCGAGGTGCGGATTTTACCGTCCGACGGGATGATTGCCGCCGGCTTTATTCTTCTGGTCGTAAGTCTCTGGTATCTTGACAAAAATGTGTTTCCCGGTCTGACGTTAGGGGGGCTGGGCGCGTGATTGAGCTAAAGAATGTGCATTTCAGCTATCAGGAGGACCGGGCTGAAAGTGTTTCAGGTATTAATTTGCAGATCAAACCGGGGGAATTCGTCCTGCT
Proteins encoded in this window:
- a CDS encoding energy-coupling factor transporter transmembrane component T encodes the protein MQQLETVIRQEASGSFDTVQGRCFFPDERRKGLQDADPRIKILMSLVFSTMVFLTAQKITMHAFCLAAFVLILFSGRQRIGVKFLLAYAFCSILDVVTALVAAESFRVVLGIIVYSFMKFIPVIMLGSWLASTIKVNEFMAALEQMRLPKPVIIPLAVLLRFLPTVKEELGYISDTMKMRNIELSCRGILLNPVRTMEYILVPLLMRSVKVADELSAAALTRGIDSENRRTSLREVRILPSDGMIAAGFILLVVSLWYLDKNVFPGLTLGGLGA